The proteins below are encoded in one region of Apium graveolens cultivar Ventura chromosome 4, ASM990537v1, whole genome shotgun sequence:
- the LOC141719668 gene encoding uncharacterized protein LOC141719668, whose product MLFLENNITSWRLSCFYGFPERTRRRESWNLIRILADISSLPCLIWGDFNDLFNASDKKGLIAHPQCLLDGFRTVVEDCQISELMLTGGKYTWEKSRGTQSWVREKLDRGFATMYWWSKFPMHNLKVVRTSVSDHDALLLDLFRVNVSRKTFRFCFENVWLKDPSFTQEVSEVWKTIPMTHLLPKLMEVTFFMARWGRSFFHKFREKVKKHKMNLDRLADCNDTQSVQEYIDEKEKLNILLQQEETYWKQRAKLFWLQEGDENTKFFHSSASARKKANKISFLYDNDGNKVEDQDGMCEVVKEYFNTLFTVNDNTGETQNSRGHRVVSEEQNKLLTEDFSFGEFTEAIKQMHPDKASGPDGLNPAFFQKFWSIMGQEVFKYCKDWLHTKKFPGELNCTNVVLIPKKENASCLKDLRPIALCNVLYKIIAKVLANRMKIILPFVISENQSAFVKGRSITDNVLVAFELIHHMSLEKHGTEGEVALKLDISKAYDRVNWSFLRQSFNESVIGPITPKKGLRQGDPLSPYLFLIYVEGLSDALDEATSGEVSGCRICPGAPMVSHLLFADDSFLFFRATVEEAMSIKQLLVNYESCSGQSVNFQKSGVFFSANVRRDKQLEISSILGVHNDLANTLYLGLPSLVGRSKLELFKVRYFPSSTVLKASIGNRPSFIWRGIWTAKEEFSGGFRWVLGNGNDIKATKDHWLRTKKDLCVESNQFYAGRNDIVSSLFYNNERKWNQPLIRERFLKEDADAILALHIPQRDIADRVVWTVSNNGEYSAKSGYHYWVNKNFGDEVVVQSIGWKKVWHLRVPHKVKVFIWRFCRNVIPIRRKLSARGVSVPITCPMCLRDIEHMAHLFFDCDFAGDCRHHVGLVYDWSNVEYAHDWLLEKISIATADEVAKICIVLWGVWYWRNKRVWDGKVVTAAFAMDSSFKMHSEWLEAKKKPTSTSGQIRLLVEKGDKKWYQPDMGAVKVNVDASVFPNSQNFSIGMVLRDHLGSFIAGKVMCFPMVASVLEAEVKRIREALSWIKEESFSTDLVTLESDSMLGVKAITGGKKNLLEVGDIVEDCKEELLSMIAVSVCFIRKEANKVAHTLARVPCLANSHIVFTSPPTCMLNGFFPASANVSVKLIFHGVLPSVDIMQELGIADICYHTRSWKVFDIMQELRMDDIIADVHNTS is encoded by the exons ATGCTGTTTTTGGAAAATAATATTACGTCGTGGCGTTTGTCTTGTTTTTATGGATTTCCTGAAAGGACGAGACGTAGAGAGTCTTGGAACTTAATTCGCATACTAGCAGACATTTCTTCACTCCCCTGTCTTATATGGGGGGAtttcaatgatttgtttaatGCTTCGGATAAAAAAGGGTTGATTGCTCACCCTCAGTGTTTGTTGGATGGCTTTCGTACTGTAGTGGAGGACTGCCAGATATCTGAGCTCATGTTAACTGGAGGTAAGTACACTTGGGAGAAAAGCAGAGGGACTCAATCTTGGGTAAGGGAGAAACTTGATAGAGGTTTTGCTACGATGTACTGGTGGAGTAAATTTCCAATGCACAATTTGAAAGTTGTTCGTACTTCGGTTTCTGATCACGATGCTTTATTGTTAGATCTTTTTAGAGTGAATGTTAGCAGGAAAACCTTTAGGTTTTGTTTCGAAAATGTATGGTTGAAAGACCCGAGTTTTACACAGGAAGTAAGTGAGGTTTGGAAGACAATCCCTATGACTCACCTGTTACCGAAGTTAATGGAGGTTACATTTTTTATGGCTCGCTGGGGGAGATCATTTTTTCACAAATTCAGGGAGAAAGTAAAGAAGCATAAGATGAACCTTGATAGACTAGCTGACTGCAATGATACTCAGAGTGTGCAAGAGTACATAGACGAGAAAGAGAAGTTGAATATTCTCTTGCAGCAAGAGGAAACTTACTGGAAACAAAGAGCGAAATTGTTTTGGCTACAAGAAGGTGATGAGAATACGAAGTTTTTTCACTCTTCTGCCTCTGCAAGAAAGAAGGCTAACAAGATCAGTTTTCTCTATGATAATGATGGCAATAAAGTTGAAGACCAAGATGGAATGTGTGAAGTGGTTAAGGAGTATTTCAATACGCTCTTTACAGTGAATGACAATACAGGCGAAACACAAAATTCAAGAGGGCATAGGGTGGTTTCAGAGGAGCAGAATAAGTTGCTAACGGAGGACTTTTCTTTTGGTGAATTTACAGAGGCTATAAAACAGATGCACCCTGATAAGGCTTCAGGTCCCGATGGCCTTAATCCTgctttttttcaaaaattttggtCGATTATGGGTCAAGAGGTCTTCAAGTATTGTAAGGATTGGCTGCATACAAAGAAGTTTCCAGGTGAGCTTAATTGCACAAATGTTGTTCTTATTCCGAAAAAAGAAAATGCTTCATGCTTAAAAGATCTTAGACCTATTGCTCTTTGCAATGTCCTTTACAAAATTATTGCTAAAGTCCTTGCAAATAGAATGAAAATTATTCTGCCATTTGTCATTTCGGAAAATCAGTCTGCATTTGTTAAAGGTCGAAGCATTACGGACAATGTCCTAGTAGCTTTCGAATTAATCCATCATATGAGCCTGGAAAAACATGGAACAGAAGGTGAAGTAGCTCTCAAATTGGATATTAGCAAAGCATATGACAGAGTGAATTGGTCTTTTCTCCGCCAAAG TTTCAATGAATCTGTTATTGGTCCAATCACGCCAAAGAAGGGGCTAAGACAGGGGGATCCTCTCTCCCCCTATCTCTTTTTAATATATGTTGAAGGTTTATCAGATGCCCTTGATGAAGCAACAAGTGGTGAAGTCAGTGGTTGTAGAATTTGTCCAGGAGCTCCAATGGTATCACACCTTCTCTTTGCTGATGATAGTTTCCTTTTCTTCCGAGCAACAGTGGAGGAAGCCATGAGTATAAAGCAATTGTTGGTAAATTATGAATCTTGTTCGGGGCAATCAGTCAACTTCCAGAAGTCAGGAGTGTTCTTCAGTGCAAATGTCAGACGTGATAAACAGTTGGAGATTTCCTCAATCCTCGGGGTTCACAATGATTTGGCAAATACTTTATATCTCGGTTTACCTTCACTCGTAGGTAGATCAAAACTAGA GCTGTTCAAAGTTAGATATTTTCCAAGTTCCACAGTTTTGAAAGCAAGTATAGGTAACAGACCTAGCTTCATATGGAGGGGTATCTGGACAGCTAAAGAGGAATTTTCGGGTGGTTTCAGATGGGTGTTGGGGAACGGGAATGACATCAAAGCCACTAAGGATCATTGGCTGCGAACAAAGAAGGATTTATGTGTTGAATCGAATCAGTTCTATGCTGGTAGGAATGATATTGTCTCTAGTCTGTTTTACAATAATGAGAGGAAGTGGAATCAACCGCTGATCAGAGAACGCTTTTTGAAGGAAGATGCAGATGCTATTCTAGCATTACACATACCTCAGAGAGATATTGCAGATAGGGTCGTCTGGACGGTTTCGAATAATGGGGAGTATAGTGCAAAATCAGGCTATCATTATTGGGTTAACAAGAATTTTGGGGATGAAGTTGTTGTGCAAAGTATTGGCTGGAAGAAAGTATGGCATCTGAGAGTTCCCCATAAGGTCAAGGTTTTTATTTGGCGTTTTTGTCGCAATGTCATCCCGATTAGAAGGAAACTGAGTGCTAGAGGAGTTAGTGTTCCTATCACATGCCCGATGTGTTTGAGAGATATAGAACACATGGCACATTTGTTCTTCGATTGTGATTTCGCAGGTGATTGCCGGCATCATGTGGGCTTAGTGTATGATTGGAGTAATGTAGAGTATGCCCACGACTGGTTGTTAGAGAAAATTAGTATTGCAACTGCAGATGAAGTGGCTAAAATTTGCATAGTTTTATGGGGAGTGTGGTATTGGAGGAACAAGAGAGTTTGGGATGGGAAAGTTGTCACAGCTGCTTTTGCTATGGACAGTAGTTTTAAGATGCATTCAGAGTGGTTGGAGGCGAAGAAGAAACCTACAAGTACCAGTGGTCAGATAAGACTATTAGTGGAGAAAGGTGATAAAAAATGGTATCAACCAGATATGGGTGCTGTCAAAGTCAATGTCGATGCATCCGTTTTTCCAAATTCCCAGAATTTCTCGATAGGGATGGTTTTAAGGGATCACCTGGGATCGTTTATTGCAGGGAAAGTTATGTGTTTTCCTATGGTTGCATCTGTTTTGGAGGCTGAGGTTAAAAGGATCAGGGAGGCGTTGTCTTGGATTAAGGAGGAGAGTTTCAGTACTGATTTGGTAACTCTAGAGTCTGATTCTATGCTGGGTGTCAAAGCAATAACAGGAGGAAAGAAGAATCTGCTGGAAGTAGGTGATATTGTTGAAGATTGTAAGGAAGAGCTACTAAGTATGATAGCAGTTTCAGTTTGTTTTATTCGGAAAGAAGCCAACAAGGTAGCACATACATTGGCTAGAGTCCCTTGTTTAGCTAATTCCCATATTGTTTTCACGTCTCCTCCTACGT GTATGTTGAATGGTTTTTTTCCAGCCAGTGCCAATGTTTCTGTAAAATTAATATTCCACGGAGTTCTCCCCTCCGTAGACATTATGCAAGAGTTGGGAATAGCTGACATTTGTTATCATACGAGGTCGTGGAAGGTCTTCGACATTATGCAAGAGTTAAGAATGGATGATATTATTGCTGATGTGCACAACACCTCTTAG